From the Limosilactobacillus panis genome, one window contains:
- the groES gene encoding co-chaperone GroES produces MLKPLGDRVVLKAETEEEKTVGGIVLASNVKEKPTTGKVIAIGEGRTLDNGQKLAPAVKEGDRVLFDKYAGNEVEYDGEKYLVVHEKDLVAVLD; encoded by the coding sequence GTGTTAAAACCATTAGGAGATCGCGTTGTTCTTAAAGCTGAAACTGAAGAAGAAAAGACAGTTGGCGGAATTGTCCTTGCTTCCAACGTAAAGGAAAAGCCAACTACTGGTAAGGTTATTGCCATTGGTGAGGGTCGGACCCTCGACAATGGACAAAAGCTTGCTCCAGCTGTTAAGGAAGGCGACCGGGTATTGTTTGACAAGTATGCCGGCAATGAAGTTGAATACGACGGTGAAAAATACCTGGTTGTTCACGAAAAGGACTTAGTCGCAGTT